In Paenibacillus hexagrammi, the following are encoded in one genomic region:
- a CDS encoding family 43 glycosylhydrolase, protein MGIQPAGERAWQPPNIYYAKTRDFYTFTDTKLYIDRPGTQGIIDTTMIKADGHYYRMSGDGQITIEQSDQVLGTWNKIGDLQPIGLTGSDVEGPLVYKFNDRNEWNLMVDQYATGKGYLPLLTSDLSSGNFRKLTTSEYSLGSNLKRHGTILNVTQAEYDAIMAKWNRQVQVPDEDASQSPILEYNFEENSTDGSILDATGNHHTGALNGNAAYVTDAEKNSKVLYLDGTSGTFAAFPEGFFEGRNTVTISMDVKAETVSGNFFTLAIGQNDQKYMFLRTRDTEIRNAITTGSWTTEQEAKASTSSIKSKWMNLKLVMTPTSMAIYKDGVLFAQNNNLSISMSDLGANLLAYLGKSFYSGDAYFKGYFDNVKVYNRALSPSEISGDTASIDKVELDALKTDAVIDHTSHKITMVVQSGSDMKQLAPTFTLSDGATISPASGSAQDFSNPVTYTVTGQDNKVQTWTVTAHQLNTPILPGLYADPNVVVFGNKFYIYPTTDGFAGWSGTQFKVFSSDDLVHWTDHGVIFDVPKDTTWATGRAWAPTIEEKNGKYYFYFCADAQIGVAVSDSPTGPFVDALGKPMIATGQYGSGQMIDPAVFTDDDGQSYLYFGNGHAYVGKLSEDMLSLSGVKDITPSGYNEGSFVFKRNGKYYFMWSENDTRDENYRVDYAIGDSPWGPFTKQSIVLQKDLSLGIKGTGHHSVVKVPGTDDYYMVYHRFAIPGGDGTHRETTIDKMEFNADGTIKPVTVTVEGIAPVSIPGVPATPKASLQGPSSVMNGQSFEVTYGLSSVSNNVYAQDVTVSYDPQQLEFVSASELSEDWRILATSTEVSGKVRIIAAKIGSQQDTSGDQFKLTWKAKSTNTAYTSTLALNNVMTADASGTESNVEGSSYNVEVTVVQQTPGDLNDDQRFSIGDLALVATYYGKTSSDTNWNEIYKKADMNNDGIIDIADISAVARLILQD, encoded by the coding sequence TTGGGCATCCAGCCTGCAGGAGAACGGGCATGGCAGCCGCCGAACATTTACTACGCGAAGACACGAGATTTCTACACATTTACAGATACGAAATTGTATATCGACAGACCGGGAACGCAGGGCATTATTGATACGACGATGATTAAAGCGGACGGCCATTATTACCGGATGTCAGGTGACGGCCAAATTACCATCGAACAAAGCGATCAAGTGCTTGGCACGTGGAACAAAATCGGTGACCTGCAGCCAATTGGGCTAACAGGAAGCGATGTGGAAGGACCTCTGGTATATAAGTTTAACGACCGGAATGAATGGAATCTTATGGTCGATCAGTATGCAACAGGGAAAGGGTACCTGCCGTTACTGACATCGGATCTCTCCAGCGGGAACTTTAGAAAGCTAACGACAAGCGAGTACAGTCTTGGTAGCAATCTGAAGCGGCACGGTACGATTCTGAATGTAACTCAGGCGGAATATGACGCCATTATGGCCAAATGGAATCGCCAGGTACAAGTACCTGATGAAGATGCGAGCCAAAGTCCGATTCTAGAGTACAACTTTGAAGAGAACAGTACGGACGGCAGCATCCTGGATGCTACGGGCAATCATCATACAGGAGCATTGAACGGAAATGCAGCCTACGTAACCGATGCGGAAAAGAATTCGAAAGTGCTTTATTTGGACGGAACGAGCGGCACGTTTGCTGCCTTCCCTGAAGGCTTTTTCGAGGGGAGAAATACCGTGACCATCTCCATGGATGTTAAAGCGGAGACCGTTTCCGGCAATTTCTTTACCCTAGCCATCGGTCAAAATGATCAGAAGTATATGTTCCTGCGCACAAGAGACACCGAAATTCGTAATGCCATTACGACTGGGAGCTGGACAACGGAGCAGGAAGCAAAAGCCTCTACTTCATCGATCAAAAGCAAGTGGATGAACCTGAAGCTTGTCATGACCCCTACGAGTATGGCGATTTATAAAGACGGTGTCTTATTTGCTCAAAACAATAATCTCAGCATTTCCATGTCGGATTTAGGTGCGAATCTGCTTGCTTATCTAGGCAAATCCTTCTATTCGGGAGATGCTTATTTCAAAGGGTATTTCGATAATGTGAAGGTGTATAACCGTGCGCTGTCCCCTTCGGAAATATCGGGAGATACAGCTTCGATCGATAAAGTAGAGCTTGATGCGTTAAAAACGGACGCTGTGATCGATCACACGAGTCACAAGATTACCATGGTGGTACAGTCAGGCAGCGATATGAAGCAGCTTGCTCCTACATTTACACTGTCAGACGGGGCGACCATCAGTCCGGCCTCCGGGTCGGCGCAAGACTTTTCTAATCCGGTCACGTACACCGTCACAGGTCAAGATAATAAAGTTCAAACGTGGACTGTAACTGCGCATCAGCTCAATACGCCAATTCTTCCTGGACTGTATGCGGATCCGAACGTGGTCGTATTCGGCAATAAGTTCTATATTTATCCGACTACCGACGGTTTTGCCGGTTGGTCAGGAACGCAGTTCAAGGTTTTCTCCTCCGATGATTTGGTTCATTGGACCGATCATGGTGTCATCTTCGATGTTCCGAAGGATACCACATGGGCGACAGGCCGTGCTTGGGCTCCAACGATTGAAGAGAAGAACGGCAAGTATTACTTCTACTTCTGCGCGGATGCCCAAATTGGTGTGGCGGTTTCCGACTCACCGACAGGACCATTCGTTGATGCGCTGGGTAAGCCAATGATCGCAACAGGACAATACGGAAGCGGTCAAATGATTGATCCGGCTGTATTCACGGATGACGACGGGCAATCTTATCTTTATTTTGGTAACGGCCATGCTTACGTAGGCAAGTTAAGCGAGGATATGCTTTCGCTCAGCGGAGTCAAAGATATTACGCCATCAGGGTATAACGAAGGATCTTTTGTCTTCAAGCGTAACGGCAAGTATTACTTTATGTGGTCCGAGAACGATACGCGGGATGAGAACTATCGGGTTGATTATGCGATCGGCGATTCTCCATGGGGACCTTTCACGAAACAATCCATTGTGCTTCAAAAGGATCTTTCCTTAGGTATCAAAGGCACAGGTCATCATTCTGTTGTCAAAGTGCCAGGCACGGACGATTATTACATGGTCTATCACCGATTCGCGATCCCAGGCGGGGACGGAACTCATCGGGAAACAACCATCGATAAGATGGAATTTAATGCGGATGGAACAATTAAACCGGTAACCGTCACCGTTGAAGGTATCGCTCCGGTATCTATTCCTGGGGTACCAGCTACACCTAAGGCATCCTTACAAGGGCCATCCAGTGTCATGAACGGACAATCGTTTGAAGTCACATATGGACTGAGCAGTGTGAGCAATAATGTGTATGCGCAGGATGTGACGGTCTCCTATGATCCGCAGCAGCTTGAGTTTGTTTCAGCAAGCGAGCTGAGTGAGGATTGGCGCATTCTTGCCACGTCCACGGAAGTGAGCGGGAAAGTTAGAATCATTGCGGCTAAGATCGGTTCCCAGCAGGATACTTCAGGCGATCAGTTCAAGCTGACTTGGAAAGCGAAGAGTACGAACACAGCTTATACAAGCACATTGGCTCTGAATAACGTCATGACAGCTGATGCCAGCGGTACGGAGTCGAATGTGGAGGGAAGCAGCTACAATGTAGAGGTTACAGTCGTACAGCAAACACCTGGAGATTTGAATGACGATCAGAGATTCTCCATCGGCGACTTGGCGCTTGTAGCTACTTACTATGGGAAGACCTCTTCTGATACAAATTGGAACGAAATCTACAAGAAGGCGGACATGAACAATGACGGAATCATCGATATTGCTGACATTTCGGCTGTGGCTAGATTGATTCTGCAGGATTAA
- a CDS encoding LamG domain-containing protein encodes MNTRVRKGFSVLLSALMLFLLLPAQIILADETTNAANGLIAHYDMSKAGSKLTDVSGNGLDAEYVGFQDSDFVKDQGATVLNFTGDKSKYVKLPKGLINSESFTIETKFTTSTKAAQWLYTLGTKSGTWPNVNNYVFLNPMQGNGSVRFGIKDATTELLFQNATLKSGEYNTFTAAFEPGNITLYLNGELVGNIAHTYSVMDILAAGTDSAANEIGYLGKSLYTPDAAFVGKLADFKVYNYTLSAEEVKQNEALPDELLVEEAKQQLEIPNASDIRGNITLPSTGYKGAQITWATDRPDVVNLNEITNDNYDNMPPGVVTRQDADTQVKLTATLTSGSASATKDITLTVKAKSAKPDLQKYLFTHFTGESATGEQIYFAGSEDGLHWTDLNDGNPVLTSDLGEKGVRDPFIMRSAEGDKFYIIATDLRIASGKGWGMLSRTEANRSSYGNRTIW; translated from the coding sequence ATGAATACTCGTGTTCGAAAAGGATTTTCAGTACTGTTATCGGCATTGATGCTTTTTTTGCTGCTTCCCGCACAGATCATTCTAGCTGACGAAACAACGAATGCGGCAAACGGGTTAATCGCTCATTATGATATGTCAAAGGCAGGAAGTAAACTGACAGACGTAAGCGGTAATGGGCTTGATGCCGAATATGTCGGTTTTCAAGATAGCGACTTTGTCAAGGACCAAGGAGCGACCGTCTTAAACTTTACAGGAGACAAGTCCAAGTATGTCAAGCTGCCCAAAGGGCTTATCAACAGTGAGTCCTTTACGATCGAAACCAAGTTTACTACCAGTACCAAAGCTGCACAGTGGCTTTACACACTGGGTACCAAGTCCGGCACTTGGCCCAATGTGAACAACTACGTATTTTTGAATCCTATGCAGGGTAATGGATCGGTTAGATTCGGCATTAAGGATGCAACGACGGAGCTGCTGTTTCAAAATGCGACCCTAAAGTCAGGTGAGTATAACACGTTTACCGCAGCCTTTGAGCCGGGGAACATTACGTTGTATCTCAATGGGGAACTGGTTGGCAATATCGCTCATACGTATTCGGTCATGGATATTTTGGCGGCGGGTACGGACTCGGCTGCCAACGAGATCGGCTACCTTGGAAAATCGCTGTACACGCCGGACGCGGCTTTTGTAGGTAAATTAGCTGATTTCAAAGTGTATAACTACACCTTATCGGCCGAGGAAGTGAAGCAAAACGAAGCATTGCCTGACGAACTTCTTGTTGAAGAAGCGAAGCAGCAACTGGAAATACCGAATGCTAGCGATATTCGCGGAAACATTACGCTGCCTTCCACTGGCTACAAAGGAGCCCAAATTACTTGGGCAACGGATCGTCCTGATGTCGTAAACCTGAATGAAATCACAAATGACAATTACGATAACATGCCTCCTGGTGTTGTAACTAGACAAGATGCCGATACGCAGGTGAAATTAACGGCGACCCTCACATCCGGCAGTGCTAGTGCAACCAAGGATATAACCCTAACCGTGAAAGCCAAGTCTGCGAAACCGGATCTTCAGAAGTATTTGTTCACCCACTTTACGGGTGAAAGCGCGACTGGAGAGCAGATTTATTTTGCAGGAAGTGAAGATGGCTTGCATTGGACGGATTTGAATGACGGCAATCCGGTGCTAACCTCAGATCTTGGGGAAAAGGGGGTTCGCGATCCGTTCATTATGCGCTCCGCTGAGGGCGACAAGTTCTACATTATCGCGACGGATTTGAGAATTGCCAGCGGCAAAGGCTGGGGGATGCTCAGCAGAACGGAAGCAAATCGCTCATCATATGGGAATCGGACGATCTGGTGA
- a CDS encoding response regulator, with protein sequence MITAVLADDEPIIIKGLKKLIPWEELGIRIVGEAWTGKGLMELIEREKPSLVITDISMPDGSGIDVLKEITSRGLRSKVLFISAYQEFSYAKDALALGAVDYLVKPIEKGLLLSAVDKAITLLKEESEGIQYKTKLAVYEHKDRKTQLEELFDRLLDGDVRMEEAEDKLRSLDSGCTYSHYTVMLLEPEQSGENSRWGEHEKRLLLFAIGNMAEELMCADAAGIILRKGERLCAVVNHHGNYAVQALAANIIHNVQLFLKITLSVGIGKTATGLEAIKESYRTACEAMGLVFFKGGRAHSWSDIQVKSEVSERDLSDARQQVFQALVTKERALVESRLFELLANIRDFSGGSRDKAVMACYSTLLEWSVGLEEIGIPLVEEGQELKSHLTVMHNANRYEELEQYLQDLTEGLLRRLESGGVGKEAQQLLTVKEYMERCYMDNITLEGAASKIFMNPYYFSTFFKKHTQMNFKQYLTEVRMKQAVKLLLQTDLMVYEIAEQVGDNNARQFSDMFKKYYGKLPQEYKMQSGDK encoded by the coding sequence ATGATTACTGCGGTTTTGGCCGATGACGAGCCTATTATTATTAAAGGTTTAAAGAAGCTTATCCCCTGGGAGGAGCTCGGTATTCGTATTGTAGGAGAAGCATGGACGGGTAAAGGGCTCATGGAGCTGATTGAGCGGGAAAAGCCTTCTTTGGTTATTACCGACATTAGCATGCCCGACGGGTCCGGTATTGATGTGCTTAAAGAAATTACGAGCCGGGGACTGAGGAGTAAGGTCCTATTTATCAGTGCGTATCAGGAGTTCTCCTATGCCAAGGATGCCCTTGCACTCGGTGCTGTTGACTATCTGGTCAAGCCGATCGAAAAGGGGCTGCTGCTAAGCGCTGTCGACAAGGCTATAACCCTATTAAAGGAAGAGTCGGAAGGAATTCAATATAAAACGAAGCTGGCCGTGTATGAGCATAAGGACCGCAAAACCCAGCTGGAGGAATTATTCGACCGTCTTCTGGACGGGGATGTTCGGATGGAAGAGGCCGAAGACAAGCTCAGGAGCCTGGATTCCGGCTGTACGTACAGTCATTATACGGTGATGCTGCTCGAACCCGAGCAATCCGGAGAGAATTCCCGCTGGGGGGAACACGAAAAGCGGCTGCTGCTATTCGCCATTGGTAACATGGCGGAGGAATTGATGTGCGCCGATGCCGCAGGGATCATCCTACGTAAAGGAGAGCGTCTCTGCGCAGTGGTGAATCATCATGGAAATTACGCTGTGCAAGCTCTTGCTGCGAATATAATTCATAACGTACAGCTTTTTTTGAAAATTACGCTTTCTGTCGGAATTGGAAAAACGGCTACCGGGCTTGAAGCAATCAAGGAATCCTACCGGACGGCTTGCGAGGCGATGGGTCTTGTCTTTTTCAAAGGTGGAAGGGCTCATTCCTGGTCTGACATTCAGGTGAAGAGCGAAGTGTCAGAGCGGGACCTCAGCGATGCCAGACAACAGGTTTTCCAAGCTCTGGTCACGAAGGAGCGGGCACTTGTGGAGTCACGGCTTTTTGAATTGCTTGCGAACATACGCGATTTTTCCGGAGGCAGCCGGGATAAAGCGGTGATGGCCTGCTACAGCACGCTGCTCGAGTGGTCAGTAGGACTGGAGGAAATCGGAATTCCACTCGTTGAAGAAGGACAAGAGCTTAAGAGTCACTTGACTGTCATGCACAATGCTAACCGCTACGAGGAACTAGAGCAGTATCTTCAGGATCTTACGGAAGGGCTGCTTAGGCGTCTGGAGTCTGGCGGAGTTGGCAAAGAGGCTCAGCAGCTGCTCACTGTGAAAGAGTATATGGAGCGCTGTTATATGGATAATATTACTTTAGAAGGGGCAGCCTCCAAAATCTTCATGAATCCCTACTACTTCAGCACCTTCTTCAAAAAGCATACTCAAATGAACTTCAAGCAATATTTAACCGAGGTTCGAATGAAGCAGGCGGTTAAGCTGCTGCTTCAAACCGATCTGATGGTGTATGAAATCGCGGAGCAGGTGGGGGATAACAACGCCAGACAGTTTAGCGATATGTTCAAGAAATACTACGGAAAGCTTCCGCAGGAGTATAAAATGCAGAGCGGTGATAAGTAG
- a CDS encoding sensor histidine kinase, giving the protein MTDRLNSYIDEVYVAQIKQKQAELTALKSQIRPHYLYNTLEVIRMSAVANDDEEVADMILSLSQQLKYVLDYGEENVTLLEEKMNIEQYFRLMMLRYGEHRLALDLRMDGELMGCMLPKLSIQPLVENAIYHGIMPKSGKGTIRLTAAKESGRFILTVDDDGIGMDGAALEQLRSRLQGSVPSDPSSGGIGLKNVHDRITGLYGQDYGIQVNSTRHIGTSVQMVLPIMKEVKAP; this is encoded by the coding sequence ATGACGGATCGTCTAAACAGCTATATTGATGAGGTTTACGTTGCTCAGATTAAACAGAAGCAAGCGGAATTAACGGCTCTGAAGAGTCAAATCCGTCCTCATTATCTGTATAATACGTTGGAGGTTATTCGCATGAGTGCGGTCGCGAATGATGATGAGGAGGTAGCTGATATGATTCTCTCCTTGTCCCAACAATTAAAATATGTACTCGATTATGGGGAAGAGAATGTTACGCTCTTGGAAGAGAAAATGAACATAGAGCAGTATTTCCGCCTGATGATGCTTCGTTACGGGGAGCATCGGTTGGCTTTGGATTTGCGCATGGATGGAGAGTTGATGGGATGTATGCTCCCGAAGCTATCCATTCAACCGTTGGTAGAGAATGCGATTTACCATGGAATTATGCCTAAATCAGGTAAAGGGACGATCCGGCTCACAGCTGCGAAGGAGAGTGGACGATTCATACTGACCGTGGATGATGACGGAATCGGTATGGATGGGGCTGCGCTGGAACAGCTGAGAAGCAGACTTCAGGGGAGTGTTCCATCGGATCCAAGCTCCGGAGGGATCGGTCTTAAAAACGTACATGATCGAATTACAGGATTGTATGGACAAGACTACGGAATTCAGGTAAACAGCACACGTCATATAGGAACCTCCGTACAAATGGTTCTTCCCATCATGAAAGAGGTGAAAGCTCCATGA
- a CDS encoding carbohydrate ABC transporter permease, which produces MHKSKKGLEIILFAVAAVLAVLFFFPVYFSLISAFKSNGEILRNAMALPSSLYLESFKYLLTKTDFPKAMLNSLILTTVSILFMVLIIPMAAYAIERTGKKWTNFVYIYYLSGMMIPFQVYMIPLFKEMRTFGFYGTLTAPILIYISGSVGMGVLLYTSFIKGIPAEIEEAASIDGCSRIRTFWQIVFPLLGPCTASMVVLQGLGIWNDFLMPSLVLHSNNRTMIVEIFKFVGELASQWDMVFAGTRI; this is translated from the coding sequence ATGCATAAATCAAAAAAGGGTTTGGAAATCATCCTGTTTGCAGTCGCAGCGGTCTTGGCGGTTTTGTTTTTCTTCCCGGTGTACTTCAGTTTGATTTCAGCGTTCAAATCCAACGGAGAGATTTTGCGCAACGCAATGGCCCTTCCGTCTAGCTTGTATCTGGAGAGCTTCAAATATTTATTAACTAAGACAGATTTTCCGAAAGCTATGCTGAACAGCCTGATCTTGACGACCGTATCGATTCTCTTCATGGTTCTGATCATTCCCATGGCTGCTTATGCCATTGAGCGTACCGGAAAAAAATGGACGAACTTCGTGTACATCTATTATTTATCAGGGATGATGATTCCCTTTCAGGTCTATATGATCCCCTTGTTCAAAGAGATGAGAACTTTCGGCTTCTACGGTACATTAACCGCTCCAATCCTCATTTATATCTCGGGCTCGGTTGGTATGGGCGTACTGCTGTACACCAGTTTTATTAAAGGAATTCCGGCTGAAATTGAAGAAGCTGCTTCCATTGACGGATGCTCGAGAATTCGCACCTTTTGGCAGATCGTATTTCCGCTTCTCGGACCTTGCACAGCAAGTATGGTCGTTCTTCAAGGACTGGGGATCTGGAATGACTTCTTAATGCCGAGTCTGGTACTTCATTCTAATAATCGAACGATGATCGTGGAAATTTTCAAATTTGTGGGAGAGCTTGCCTCCCAGTGGGATATGGTGTTTGCCGGCACGCGGATTTAA
- a CDS encoding carbohydrate ABC transporter permease, whose product MPNANTLGVTTNTKAAAKKKTWLSFSVLFILPSFILYTLFVIYPTLNSFNLSFTNWDGVSDEIHYIGFDNFVEMFHSERVYNALKNTVILSVALVILENILAIILAMLVDQVRWFKNLLRSIFYFPVLLSGIVMGFVWAIIFNYNFGVISQLLDRIGLSAYKIDWLGNPNYALIAILITTVWKGAGYYMIIYLAGLQGIPPELHEAAAIDGASRWQQFRHITFPLLAGAMTVCVMLSMIGALKIFDQIAVMTDGGPGFATETLTYIVYKVGFGELRQGYGTALSLVLFILILIVSLIQVKLLRKREVQM is encoded by the coding sequence ATGCCGAATGCGAATACGCTAGGAGTAACGACCAACACGAAGGCGGCAGCCAAAAAGAAAACCTGGCTCTCCTTCTCCGTTCTTTTTATTCTTCCATCATTTATTTTGTATACATTATTTGTCATCTATCCTACCTTAAATAGCTTTAACTTAAGCTTCACGAACTGGGATGGCGTCAGCGATGAGATTCATTACATTGGATTTGACAACTTTGTAGAGATGTTTCACAGTGAACGGGTCTATAACGCTCTTAAGAATACGGTCATCCTATCCGTTGCCTTGGTTATTCTGGAGAATATATTGGCTATTATATTGGCCATGCTGGTGGATCAAGTTCGCTGGTTCAAAAATTTGCTGCGAAGCATCTTTTATTTTCCGGTACTGCTTAGCGGTATTGTGATGGGGTTCGTGTGGGCTATTATCTTCAACTATAACTTCGGAGTCATTTCGCAGCTGTTGGACCGAATTGGTCTTAGCGCTTATAAGATTGATTGGCTGGGGAATCCCAATTATGCACTCATTGCTATCCTGATTACGACCGTTTGGAAAGGCGCCGGGTATTATATGATCATTTACTTGGCGGGTCTGCAGGGCATTCCACCCGAGCTGCATGAAGCAGCTGCCATCGATGGAGCGAGCCGCTGGCAGCAATTTCGTCACATCACATTCCCTCTGCTCGCCGGAGCCATGACGGTATGTGTGATGCTCTCGATGATCGGTGCCTTGAAGATTTTTGACCAAATCGCGGTTATGACAGACGGAGGTCCGGGATTCGCTACGGAAACCTTAACCTATATTGTTTATAAAGTTGGATTCGGAGAGCTGCGCCAGGGATACGGCACGGCATTGTCATTGGTACTCTTCATCCTGATCCTGATTGTATCTCTAATACAGGTGAAGCTGCTTCGGAAACGGGAGGTGCAGATGTAA
- a CDS encoding ABC transporter substrate-binding protein has protein sequence MKNIQKNMLVSVTTVTALSLLLSACGGSSSSEPSSSPAATGSTAPKKNVTFTIGYATGDPATKQAMADAVAAFTKANPNIKINDLSEGGMASYLDWLKTKDAVNEFPDLVEMRDTQLFSEAGKIAELPAEWLELFKDAPKLNGKNWTAPIVGTAPQGIIYSKKAYADAGITAEPKTYDEFLQIQEKLKAKGITPLTFGGKDIFHWGFWVNKFLMDDVFADDPDWNSKRTKGQVSFTDAGPMQAMTDFNELFAKGYVDKGFLSTADNQTASMLVTGKAAELFSGPWMFSQISQADPKFEFGWYPVPDRKGRIVVNGLNSFQGWSISKNANQDADKKAAITEFIHFFFSKDQYTKFMKAVNGIPTTKEAISYEAGPQMKRVLEVMNDPNTMKSLQINSFWGENQMPPQWRNWYYKLIQDWLTKGDFSAEYMKKADAEWDANVKANAAGKK, from the coding sequence ATGAAAAACATTCAAAAAAACATGCTAGTATCCGTTACCACCGTAACGGCACTTTCGCTCCTCTTATCCGCATGCGGTGGCAGCAGCTCGTCTGAGCCAAGCTCCAGCCCGGCTGCGACAGGCTCTACGGCGCCAAAGAAAAATGTAACGTTCACCATTGGCTATGCGACAGGTGACCCGGCTACCAAGCAAGCGATGGCAGATGCTGTAGCGGCATTTACCAAAGCAAATCCGAATATCAAGATCAACGACCTGTCTGAAGGTGGAATGGCGTCTTACCTGGATTGGCTTAAAACCAAGGATGCCGTTAACGAATTCCCGGATCTCGTTGAAATGCGTGACACGCAGCTGTTCTCCGAAGCGGGTAAAATCGCCGAGCTGCCGGCTGAATGGCTTGAACTATTCAAAGATGCGCCCAAATTGAACGGCAAGAATTGGACGGCCCCTATCGTGGGGACGGCTCCGCAAGGAATTATCTATAGCAAAAAAGCGTATGCAGATGCAGGGATAACTGCCGAGCCCAAAACGTATGATGAATTCCTTCAAATCCAAGAAAAGCTGAAAGCAAAGGGCATTACCCCGCTAACCTTCGGAGGCAAAGATATTTTCCACTGGGGCTTCTGGGTGAACAAGTTCCTGATGGACGATGTATTTGCGGATGATCCGGATTGGAACTCCAAGCGGACCAAAGGTCAAGTAAGCTTCACGGATGCAGGACCTATGCAAGCTATGACGGACTTCAACGAGCTATTTGCGAAAGGTTATGTGGATAAAGGTTTCCTGAGTACAGCGGACAATCAAACGGCTTCGATGCTGGTAACCGGGAAAGCCGCTGAGTTATTCTCGGGTCCTTGGATGTTCTCGCAAATTTCTCAGGCGGATCCGAAATTCGAATTTGGCTGGTACCCGGTGCCTGACCGTAAAGGGCGAATTGTTGTAAACGGCTTGAACTCCTTTCAAGGATGGTCGATCTCCAAGAACGCGAATCAAGATGCGGATAAGAAAGCAGCCATCACGGAATTTATTCATTTCTTCTTCTCCAAAGATCAATACACGAAATTCATGAAAGCTGTGAATGGAATTCCGACAACCAAAGAAGCCATCTCCTACGAAGCCGGCCCGCAGATGAAGCGTGTGCTTGAAGTCATGAATGATCCGAACACCATGAAATCACTTCAAATCAACAGCTTCTGGGGCGAGAATCAAATGCCTCCGCAATGGCGCAATTGGTACTACAAATTAATTCAAGACTGGCTCACTAAAGGTGATTTCAGTGCAGAATACATGAAGAAAGCCGATGCTGAGTGGGATGCTAACGTAAAGGCGAACGCAGCAGGCAAAAAATAG